The Anabas testudineus chromosome 5, fAnaTes1.2, whole genome shotgun sequence region AGCTTTGCTCTTGTTGGCAACCTCCTCATACTGAGCACGCACTTCAGCAACAATAGCATCCATATCAAGGTTGCGGCTGTTGTCCATCTCCACAATGACTGAGGTGTCTTTGATCTGGCCCTGCAGCTCACGAAGCTCCTACAGAACCAAGATTTGTTGTTAACATTTAACTCCATCTGCTTTTTAATGAACTTATACAATGACTAGGTGATCGCCGACTCAAATGGTAATTATAGTATTACAAAATAAGAAGGCTGAATTCAATGACATAAATATTACTTACAGCCTCATAGACAGCCCTGAGGAAGTTGATCTCATCCTGAAGAGCGTCAGCTCTGGCTTCCAGCTCGACCTTGTTCATGTAGGCAGCATCAACATCCTGGGAACAAAATTGTGTTAAAACTGACAACATGAAATTCCTGGACCAAAAGAAATAAGGATAAAGCACCATCTTAATGTATTCACACCTTCTTCAGGAGCACAAACTcgttctctgcagctgcacgtTTGTTGATTTCATCTTCATACCTGAGAACACAACAGGTTAACACATTAGTACATCTTGGCCTTTAACAGCTGCTCACTACAGAAAGTGTCTCAATATGTTCtaattatatgtttttaagtaaaaactCACTTCTTCTTGAAGTCCTCAACCAGACCCTGCATGTTCCTCAGCTCTCCTTCCAGCTTGACCTTCTCATTGCCCATTCCGTCGAGCTGTCTGCGCAGGTTGGCGATGTAGGCCTCGAACATGCCGTCAATGTTGGAGCGGGTGGTGGTCTGGTCCTGGAGGAGGCTCCATTTGGTCTCCAGCATCTTGTTCTGCTGCTCCAAGAAACGGACCTGTGGAGAAAACCAGAGAAGATGTTGTGATTGTATATTCTACAGTGAAAGAATTATGGTTTTAAAGCTCAGTGGTAATTCAGGAATTCTAAACATTTTCAAAGTGGAGGATCAGCTCAAAATGATTTAAAGGGTGTGCCATTTATGGTATCAGGTTTTAAAATGGCTGGCTATTATCTTCAGGACTGAATAGATAGCCACATATCTAAACTGCCACACCCTAGTCACAATTGTAATTCATAGGGGCGAATCTTTGTGTGCAAACTATTGAAGCAGCAACACAGTAAAGGTGCAGAAGGGAACTTTTAATACTCATATAATGCATATGTGTTTCTTAAAACATCTCAGCAAATGTTGTCCAGATGTTATTCACCAGCATGTGTAAGTGATTCACCTATTGTGTCTCTTGCTTGGCGATGACTCATCCTGCATATTCTGTTGAGCTGTGAAGGCCACGCAGCTCAACAATGTTCCAGTAAAAAGGTGTGGCAGGTAAACCGCAGAGGACAGCGCCATGAGATGAATACTCTGTTCTGAGTTTTCTTCCTGGTGCCAACTTTTAGTGCTTAGAAAGTCTCACGCTACAACAGCTAAATCCACACATTTATTGGCTGTAGCATGGAAAACAAGTGGAAGCTGATGTACAGAACTGTTCTTAGACTTCTGGTTGCCTATGACAACCAAATGACAAATACTATGTGCAAATGACAGACTTTGGACTCTGTGGGTTTAGTGCAGATACTGTAGATTCCTACTCTCTCTACCAGTCTACCAGGTGAGGGATGGGCGAGTCACTGCAATATAATCCCCACCCATGTTTAAACAGTGGGCAGAGAGGCCACCACACACTCAGACAGGGCTACAGGCCAAAATAgcacttttacattttggatGCAGTTGCCAGTAAAAGAGTCACTATCATCATCAAACGGCAAACGTTTGCATTTTTATAAGCTTCCCTAATCCCAGAGGCTGTAACTCATTTATGGATACCACTGAGATAAGGCTAACAGCTCTCTTGCTCTGTCAGCTATGACAGCAAAAAGATGTTTGCATCTAGTGAGGAGAGTTCAGCAGCTTcattaaagaaaagaacatcGCTGTTACTATACAAGATACTGAAGTATTCACTTTCGACTCACTACTGTTCAGTAACAGgttaaaaaggagaaataagaCAATTCCCATGTGACAGCTGCTAGTAAGCAAATGTCAGTAAGATAATGAGGCCTACAGTCAACTGTGCAATAGACATCAGGATACTGAGTCACACAGAGCGCGGACACTACAGTGGGAACTAACCTTGTCGATGAAGGAGGCAAAGCGGTTGTTGAGGGTCTTGATCTGCTCCTTCTCCTGGGTGCGGACAGCCTGGATGCTTGGGTCAATGTCCAGCTTAACAGGTGCCAGCAGGCTCTGGTTGACTTGGACAGCTGTGATCGGTGCACTGACGAGACCGCCATGGCTGGAACCAAAGCCATAAGAACCGCCAGACAGGGACCCTCCAAAACCATAAGAACCGCCAGCCTGTGACCCTCCAAAACTGTAGGAACCGCCAGCCTGTGATGCTCCAAAACCACCATAACTTGAACCAAGACCAATGGAGGAGGTTCTTTTCACGGTGACGCTGCTAGGCCCCACAAAGGATCTCCTGGAGCTACTGGAGGTCTGGACAGACATTGCCTTCCTCATGTTTGCAGTGGTAGTGGTGGTCGACTC contains the following coding sequences:
- the LOC113154698 gene encoding intermediate filament protein ON3-like — its product is MRKAMSVQTSSSSRRSFVGPSSVTVKRTSSIGLGSSYGGFGASQAGGSYSFGGSQAGGSYGFGGSLSGGSYGFGSSHGGLVSAPITAVQVNQSLLAPVKLDIDPSIQAVRTQEKEQIKTLNNRFASFIDKVRFLEQQNKMLETKWSLLQDQTTTRSNIDGMFEAYIANLRRQLDGMGNEKVKLEGELRNMQGLVEDFKKKYEDEINKRAAAENEFVLLKKDVDAAYMNKVELEARADALQDEINFLRAVYEAELRELQGQIKDTSVIVEMDNSRNLDMDAIVAEVRAQYEEVANKSKAEAETWYKQKYEEMQTSAGQYGDDLRTTKAEIAELNRMIARLQNEIEAVKGQRANLEAQIAEAEERGELAVKDARLRIKDLEEALQKAKQDMARQVREYQELMNVKLALDIEIATYRKLLEGEESRLASGGASATIHVQQTSSGFSNASSGFGYGSGLAGSGLSGGYGSHGSVITKSTVASTRRSAY